GTGGTTGATGGCCAAATCACCCAGCAGGCGCGACTCGATCTGAATCTTCTTAGCCACTGCCTCTAGGCGAACTTCGTAGCGAGACTCAATTTCGGGAATAGAAAGGATGCCGAACTCTTCGAATAGGGCGATAGCCTTAGGATCGAGATATGCCTTAAGGGCAACGAGCAGGTCCGAAACGCTGGCAAGTCCTCGGCGAGCAGCCTCGTCTCTCCACTCCTTGCTGTAGCCATTTCCTTCGAAGCGGATCTTCTTGGTCTCAACAATAATTTGGCGAAGCACCTGAAGGATGGCCTCATCCTTCTTTACGCCCTTTTCGATAAGCGCATCAACCTCGATCTTAAACTTAACCAGCTGCTGAGCAACTGCAGTATTAAGCACCAGTAGTGGCGATGCTACGTTGCTTGTCGAACCAACAGCACGGAACTCGAAGCGGTTTCCGGTGAAGGCAAATGGCGAGGTACGGTTACGGTCGGTATTATCTAGTAGGATATCTGGGATACGACCGATATCCAGCTTAATTTCGGTTTTTTCGTCTGGGCTAAGCTTCTTGTCGGTGATTCGCTCCTCAATCTGGTCGAGGATATTCGAAAGGGTTGTACCCAAAAATACCGACATAATTGATGGAGGAGCCTCGTTGCCGCCCAAGCGGTGCGAGTTCGAGAAGCTGGCAATACTGCTAAGCAGAACTGGAGCATGCTCGTCTACAGCCTTCATGGTATTGATTAGGAAGGTCAGGAACTGCGTATTGGTTTTTGGCGTCTTTCCAGGAGATAGCAGGTTGGTGCCGTTGTCGGTCATCATCGACCAGTTGGCATGCTTACCCGATCCGTTGATGCCCTTAAATGGCTTCTCGTGGAAAAGAACACGAAGCTTATGGCGGCGAGCGATGCGGTGCATCAGCGTCATAAGAAGAAGGTTATGGTCTACAGCCAAGTTGGCCTCTTCGAACATGGGTGCACACTCATATTGGTTAGGGGCAACCTCGTTGTGGCGAGTCTTTAATGGAATTCCCAACCTATACGATTCAACCTCGAAGTCTTCCATAAAGGCTTTAACCCTGTTAGGAATAGAGCCAAAGTAGTGATCCTCGAGCTGCTGGTCCTTTGCCGAGATGTTCCCCATAAGGGTACGTCCCGAAACCATAAGGTCTGGACGGGCAAGGAATAACCCCTCGTCAACAAGGAAGTACTCTTGTTCCCAGCCTAGGGTTACATTCACCTTACTTACATCCTTATCAAAGTATTGGCACACTTCGGTAGCAGCCTTATCGAGCGCATTAAGCGACTTGATGTGAGGCGTCTTAAAGTCTAGAGCTTCGCCGGTATAGGCTACAAAAATTGTGGGGATACATAAAGTTCCTTCGAGAACGAATGCTGGGGATGATGGATCCCAAGCGGTATATCCACGAGCCTCGAAGGTGTTACGGAGACCTCCACTAGGAAAGCTTGAAGCATCAGGCTCTTGCTGAACAAGCATCGAACCCTTAAAAGTCTCGAAAGATCCACCGTTGCGAAGAGGCTCGAAGAACGAGTCGTGCTTCTCAGCTGTTGTATCATTTAAAGGTTGGAACCAGTGTGCGTAGTGAGTTGCTCCTCGATCCATTGCCCAAGCCTTCATGCCTGCAGCAATCTGATCTGCAACCTTACGATCAATTCTACGACCTTCTTCAACTGCACTTATTACTGCATCAAAAGCCTCAGGAGAGAGGTACTGACGCATCTTAGCGCGATCAAATACATTTTCGCTGAAATACTTCGAGATATTCTCGCTACTCGGTGAAAACCGTTCAGCTTTTTTACTTGCAAGCTCTGTTAGTGCTCTAAAACGAAGTGTTGCCATAACCTAAATTTTTAGTTCCGGGTTCAAAAATATACATTTTACATCAAGCCCTGTCAATTTTCAACCAAATTCTCCATGTTTTAGTGTTTTTTACGCAACACCCCCATTTAACAAAAGCAACACAAAGCCAATTAAACATCTTTTTGCTTAAACACCCCCTATTTCGCTCCAATAATTGCACTTTTTAAAACAAACAATACATTACTGATTTTATGCATCATACAAACTAGCCTATTTCAATTAAAAAGGGGAACCCCATAAATAGATAGCCCCTTAAAGCTTTTAAATGCATTTTTACTTACAACCCCTCACATTTAAAACCTTCTTCTCAAATTGATGCATTTTACCACAACCACCCCCATATAATATAAACGTACATGCGTAAAAGAATCAAGAGTTAGGTCTGTCGAGTTTAAATCGAATGCGCAGGACTCCATTTTCAAAATCTGCCGACACAAGCCTAAACGTCCCAATTCCTTTGGTCGATGCTACATGAGGGCCTATGCAAGGGCAGCTATCAAAGTCGCCTATCTCCACGATGCGCAACAGATCACCAGCATCCTCTGGCAATCTGGAAAGATCAAATTGCGCTTCAGCCTCTTTCCTATCCATAAATCGAGTCGACACCGTTAGGTCCATATGAATAATACGGTTTACCTCGTCGCTAATGCCCTGTTCTTCGATAGGCGTAAGACTTCTCCCAAAATGATAATCGCATTTCGACTTTTTCTTCTCTATATGGTTGCTAAACGAGCGCGATATTCCAAACCGTCTCACCATAACCTGATTCAGTATATGTTCAGCGCTATGCATTTGCGGGTTATAGTTCTTTTCACTTGCCATTTTCTTTCTGTTTTTTTTACGAATCTAGCATTTCCTGTTGTCAGATTTTAAAAAGTAAAGTTATTCGCCTCCAATTACAAGAATTTTATGCCATACGGCACAAAATACACGATCAGACACAAGAAAAATAAAGCGACTACATACCACTGTAATTCTATTCATTACATCATGCAACACTCTTTTAAAAAATATTTTTTACACTACGACTTCTTTTTTTTACTTAAAAAAGTTAATTAATAAACAGAAATCATATCTTTGCACGCAGATAAGTTAATGAAAAGTTATTTGGCTGTTGGTCATGTATATTTAAGTTTAGGTAGCAAAACCTTTCAAACTTTCTTATAGCTAAACCTTAACAAAAAAAAGCGACCGCGGAGTAGTGGGCGCTTTTTTGTTTTTATCTCCTTTTCAAGGTACTGGATATCCTAATTCTTTCTCTATCTTAGAATGCTTTTTTGAAGTAAACCTTCATGGAAATGACAAGACGTTTTTTACTAATTGCAAGTATTTTATTTTCAAGTATTTTTCTCAAGGCAGAGAGCTATAGAAATATAACAGTAAGCCTGTTAACGGTATCGCCAGGAACCGAACTTTACTCACTTTTTGGGCACAGCGCCATTCGAATCCAAGATCCGCTGCAAGGTGTAGATGATGTTTATAACTTTGGCACCTTCGATTTTGACACCCCCAATTTTGGCCTAAAGTTTGTTTCTGGTCGCCTCGATTATATGCTTGCCAAAAACACCTACTCCCAAGTTTACCAGAGTTACCTTTGGGAACAGCGAGCAATGACAGAACAAGTTCTTAACCTAACAAGTGATCAAAAGAAGAAGATTATCGGCTTGTTAGAAAAGAATTATCTACCTGAAAATCGATTCTACAGGTACGCCTTTTTAGATGACAACTGTGCAACTCGCATAAGGGATGTCATTGAAGATGGACTATCCGACAGCACTGTTTTTAGCCAAGCCAAAACCAGCTATTCTAAACTAACCTACCGCCAGCTTCTTAGACAGTTTCTAACAGACTTCCCTTGGGTTAGCTTAGGCATAGACCTCGCAATTGGTCTCCCTGGAGATAAGGTTACCGACAATCGGGAGAAAATGTTTCTTCCAGAATACATGAGGCAGCTAGTCGAAGTAAGCACCCTAAAAAATGGAGAAAAACTGGCTAGCGAGACTCGTTCTCTGCTCACCGACATCAAGGAACCCTTCGAAACTATAAATTTTATTACCCCAATCTCCATATTTTTTGCGATGCTTACGCTTTCGCTAATAGGATTCTCCTCAAAACAATTTTCACGAATATTCAGTTCGGTATTCTACTTTGTACTAGGAGTACTGGGCATAGTGCTTCTGCTTACCTCTTTCGCAACAGACCATACTGCGCTAAGGAATAACCTAAACCTACTCTGGGCATTGCCATTCAACATCATAATGTTTCGTGCCGCAGGGAAACAGGCCATTAGCAAGTTTGCCCGTTACTACTTTCTTTCGGTAGGAGCTATTGCTGCACTCCTCCTTATTTTTTGGGGTAACTTCCCTCAAGAATTTAACAAAGCGCTTATACCTGTCTTTATTACAATCGTTGTAACCTCTGCTCAAATAGGCATTCAACGTTATGTTCCCAAAGAAACAGGGAAATCAAGCTGTACAAGAAAGAAATTATTTGTATAACCTCTTTCTCACAGAATCTAAACTCTTACACGCTATATTTGAAAAAAGATAGCCACTAACAGTAAAACTATGATTAGAAAAGCATCCGTAGTAGTATTAATGCTGATTTGCTTAGGTATATCAGCACACGGACAACAAGCCCCACTTGACAAGGCTAACGCATTGTTCAATGCAGGTGCCTACTCTGAGGCTATCAAGACATACCGCAATGGTGATTTTGTGCTGCTGCTACCCAAGGAAAGCCGTGGCGAAGTTTTCTTCAAAACGGCCGAAGCATATCGACTCATAGGACAATATCGTCAAGCCGAGATATACTACGAAAAGGCACAGGAAAAAGGCTACAAGGCTCCTGAGTTCTTTCTAAACTACGCCAAAGTGCTGCTTATCAACGAAAGTTACGAAAAGGCGCTTAGCAATTTCGAAGAGTATAAGAAGCTAAAGCCTAACAGCCCTGCGGTTAGCATTGGGATTCAATCTGTAGAGTTAGCCCAGAAGCTGAAGAAAAACCCAACCAGCTACGTAGTCGATCCACTACCTTTTATTAATGGTAAAACCAACGATTTCTCGCCAGCCATAATCCCCAACGACCCCAAGAAACTCTTCTTTTCATCCTCTCGCGTTGCATCAACTGGAATCAGCACGCATAGCGCCACTGGAGAAGAGTTCTCAGACATCTTCGTCTGCGAACTTGACAACCGAGACAAATGGGTTGACCCAAAACCAGTCGCTGGCATCAACAGCGATGTTGAAGAAGCCACGTGTACCTTTAACCAAGATGGTTCGGAGATATACTTTTCGCGTGCGCGCATCGCCAAACGCAAGCAAATGGGCTGCGAAATTTATGTGGCAAAAATGGAAGGTACCCGTTACGGGAACCCAATACTAATTCCTATTGCCGCAGATA
This window of the uncultured Acetobacteroides sp. genome carries:
- a CDS encoding glutamine synthetase III, which codes for MATLRFRALTELASKKAERFSPSSENISKYFSENVFDRAKMRQYLSPEAFDAVISAVEEGRRIDRKVADQIAAGMKAWAMDRGATHYAHWFQPLNDTTAEKHDSFFEPLRNGGSFETFKGSMLVQQEPDASSFPSGGLRNTFEARGYTAWDPSSPAFVLEGTLCIPTIFVAYTGEALDFKTPHIKSLNALDKAATEVCQYFDKDVSKVNVTLGWEQEYFLVDEGLFLARPDLMVSGRTLMGNISAKDQQLEDHYFGSIPNRVKAFMEDFEVESYRLGIPLKTRHNEVAPNQYECAPMFEEANLAVDHNLLLMTLMHRIARRHKLRVLFHEKPFKGINGSGKHANWSMMTDNGTNLLSPGKTPKTNTQFLTFLINTMKAVDEHAPVLLSSIASFSNSHRLGGNEAPPSIMSVFLGTTLSNILDQIEERITDKKLSPDEKTEIKLDIGRIPDILLDNTDRNRTSPFAFTGNRFEFRAVGSTSNVASPLLVLNTAVAQQLVKFKIEVDALIEKGVKKDEAILQVLRQIIVETKKIRFEGNGYSKEWRDEAARRGLASVSDLLVALKAYLDPKAIALFEEFGILSIPEIESRYEVRLEAVAKKIQIESRLLGDLAINHIIPTAIKYQNTLIENLKGLKEVLGDEAKALSGPQIDTLKMLSEHVMVIRTKVHDMIEERKVANNTEELEAKAQHYYYKVLPYFEEIRYHIDKLETLIDDELWPLPKYRELLLLI
- a CDS encoding DUF4105 domain-containing protein — encoded protein: MTRRFLLIASILFSSIFLKAESYRNITVSLLTVSPGTELYSLFGHSAIRIQDPLQGVDDVYNFGTFDFDTPNFGLKFVSGRLDYMLAKNTYSQVYQSYLWEQRAMTEQVLNLTSDQKKKIIGLLEKNYLPENRFYRYAFLDDNCATRIRDVIEDGLSDSTVFSQAKTSYSKLTYRQLLRQFLTDFPWVSLGIDLAIGLPGDKVTDNREKMFLPEYMRQLVEVSTLKNGEKLASETRSLLTDIKEPFETINFITPISIFFAMLTLSLIGFSSKQFSRIFSSVFYFVLGVLGIVLLLTSFATDHTALRNNLNLLWALPFNIIMFRAAGKQAISKFARYYFLSVGAIAALLLIFWGNFPQEFNKALIPVFITIVVTSAQIGIQRYVPKETGKSSCTRKKLFV